AGGAAATCGGTATTAATGGGTCCTGAACGAATAACATTAAAAAATAAAGGGTGTTAAGTTTATTGCGCATCCTGTATAAAGAAAAATTCTGGGGGGACCTTTTGGAAACAAATCGTTTGTTGGGAATCAGCGCTTGTTTGATGGGGAAGAAGGTCCGTTATGACGGAGACCATAGACAGGATACCTTTATTATCGATACGCTGGGGAAGTTTGTGGATTTTGTTCCGGTCTGTCCTGAGGTCGAATGCGGTTTGGGCGTTCCCCGTGAGGCCATGCGTCTTGTGGGCGACCAGGAAGACCCACGTATGGTTACCATTCATACCCATATAGACCATACGGAGCGGATGAAGGCCTGGGCCTGCCGACAGTTAGCCGGAATAACCCCATTGGGCCTTCGCGGTTTTATCTTTAAATCCAACTCCCCCAGTTGTGGACTTTTAGGGGTGGATGTTTATGATGAAAAAGGGCTACCCACAGAAAAAGGGACAGGGCTCTTTGCCAGGGAATTTATAAACCGCTTTCCCCAATTGCCGGTGATAGATGAGATAGGCTTTCAGAATAGGCAGTTCAAAGAATGTTTTATTGCCCGGATCAGATTTGCGTCAGAAACATGAAAATGATCTTCTCCGAACTCCCGCCGGGGCGTAGGCCCCTCTGGGCCGGAGGCCGAACTCTAAACTCCGAACGTTATTTTCGTTAATTTACAGGAGATTTTTTCTAAGATGCTTTTAGATGCCCATACCCACGCCTTTCCGGATGGTGATCGTCATTTAGTGGTTGAGCGGATGGCCCTGTTGGATGGACATCTTCCCCCGGACAGCCCTCATAAATGGCAAATCTATAATGACGGTTCCGTCGAGGCCCTGGTTGAAGAAGAAAGAAAAGCAGGATTTGACAGGTTTATCCTTTTGCCTGTCTCCGGCAGACAGAATGGCTGTTCCCGCCTGAACCAATGGATGGCCGAACAGGCCGGTCGTTACCCCCAGATCATCCCTTTTTCCTGTCTCAACCCTTTTTCGCCGACGGCGGAGCAAGACCTGTACGAAGCCCTCTCTCTCGGTCTTAAAGGGATCAAGATCCACTCGGTCCTTCAGCGGATTTCCCCCCTCAACCCCCAAACCCTCGATTGGCTGGAAATGATCCGGTCATCCGGGTTGCCCATCCTGATGGACTCCATGAACCTGACCGGGATTCGACAACGCAAACCTCACATGGGACCCGTACTGGACTTCTGGGCCCCTTTCGAAACCGGCCCCAAAGAAATAGCTGCCTTAGCCGTGACCTTTCCTGAAATCCGCTTCATCGCCGCCCATCTGGGCTGTCTCTATGGCTGGGATCAATTAGAAGACCTTTATCCCCTGGAAAATGTCTTTTTCGATTTATCCTATGCCCAGGAGATACTCCCCCTGGAGGAACAAAGAAGGATAATCTCCCGCAAGGGAGTCGATCATATCCTTTTTGGATCCGATTCCCCCTGGCGCCGAACAGCCGATGCCTGGGACCGGTTCCAGGAAATGGGTTTTTCCAGCGGGGATGTCGAAAAAATAGGTGGGAAAAACCTTCAGACGCTTCTTGGTTTATCAGCCATACCGCTGTTAAGAAGGAGTGAATAAGTATACGCCAATGTTATCATTCTAATTTCCCTTCAAGATATTTCAAAATCGAAGCTCTGACCTTTTTTGCCAATTCAATAGCTTCCAAGGCATCTTCCTGGGGAATATCATAATAAACATCATCGGGATACCGGACTGCAACTCCATAACTTGATAAGGTTTCAATATCTTCAACTTCCGTTGCAATTGCCGGTTCGATCCCTTTGCAAAGGGCTGCAAGATCTTCCAGGGAATGTGTTTTAGGAAAATCTATCTCGTAATAGGTAAGGAAGCCTTTTAGGTATTTCTCGGCGCACTGTTGAGCGTGAAAACAGATGGTGTCACATGGCGGATTCTCGGCTGTTATTACGAATTCAGCATTTCTCAAATCATTTTCTGCTTTCTTGAACCAGGCCACAACCACATCTAATTTATCACTTTTCATATAATAATTTCCCTTTATGCGCAGCAGGGAACACTATTGTACCGACAATATCTTTAAACCGTTCAAATTCCTCCGGTGTCTTCACGATAATGTCTTTAGGTACACAAAGGTCTTTTAGCACTTTCCTTATTGATACGGCTCTCTTATGAGGTTTTTCATCGGCATTCATCACGATAAGCAGGTCTAAATCACTATTTTCTGTGGGCTGACCATAGGCATAGGAACCAAAAAGAATTATCTTTTGCGGACTGAAATTCTTTATTATTCTTTTTACTATTTCTTCAAGATATTGTTCGGCAGTCATAATAATTATTCTTAAGTATTTTTTAAGCTGTTGTATAGCTCAAAGGCCTCTTGGGGCCTGGCGTTATTATGGACCACGGCCCGCACGGCCTGGATCATGGCCACCGGGGAATCCGATTGAAAGATATTTCTGCCCATGTCTACGCCTGAGGCCCCTTCCTGAACCGCGTGATAGGCCATGGTCAAGGCATCTAATTCGGGGAGCTTCTTACCGCCGGCCATGACGATAGGCACCGGACATGAGGCGGTAACCGTTTCGAAGCCCTTCTCAATGTAA
This region of Deltaproteobacteria bacterium genomic DNA includes:
- a CDS encoding DUF523 domain-containing protein, coding for METNRLLGISACLMGKKVRYDGDHRQDTFIIDTLGKFVDFVPVCPEVECGLGVPREAMRLVGDQEDPRMVTIHTHIDHTERMKAWACRQLAGITPLGLRGFIFKSNSPSCGLLGVDVYDEKGLPTEKGTGLFAREFINRFPQLPVIDEIGFQNRQFKECFIARIRFASET
- a CDS encoding amidohydrolase family protein, with product MLLDAHTHAFPDGDRHLVVERMALLDGHLPPDSPHKWQIYNDGSVEALVEEERKAGFDRFILLPVSGRQNGCSRLNQWMAEQAGRYPQIIPFSCLNPFSPTAEQDLYEALSLGLKGIKIHSVLQRISPLNPQTLDWLEMIRSSGLPILMDSMNLTGIRQRKPHMGPVLDFWAPFETGPKEIAALAVTFPEIRFIAAHLGCLYGWDQLEDLYPLENVFFDLSYAQEILPLEEQRRIISRKGVDHILFGSDSPWRRTADAWDRFQEMGFSSGDVEKIGGKNLQTLLGLSAIPLLRRSE
- a CDS encoding HEPN domain-containing protein, translating into MKSDKLDVVVAWFKKAENDLRNAEFVITAENPPCDTICFHAQQCAEKYLKGFLTYYEIDFPKTHSLEDLAALCKGIEPAIATEVEDIETLSSYGVAVRYPDDVYYDIPQEDALEAIELAKKVRASILKYLEGKLE
- a CDS encoding nucleotidyltransferase domain-containing protein; the encoded protein is MTAEQYLEEIVKRIIKNFSPQKIILFGSYAYGQPTENSDLDLLIVMNADEKPHKRAVSIRKVLKDLCVPKDIIVKTPEEFERFKDIVGTIVFPAAHKGKLLYEK